DNA sequence from the Caldalkalibacillus salinus genome:
CGCCATAACTATGCCTATAAGCAGAGCCCGAACAGAAATGCCTAGTGCGTTAAATGAATTAGATGTCTATGTATACACCCATACAGTCAACGATAAAACACTATTATTAGAGCTAAAAGATCAAGGTGTGGATGGTTTCTACACAGATTTTTTAAGCCCTGAGTAACTTAAAAACAAAGACATCGTTATGGAGGTGGCCCTCATTTTAATTAACAATGTTATTAAAGCAGGTAAAAACATCTTTCAGGCCGTCTTCAACCGAGAAAAGTTAGTTCCACTACTGATTTTAAGTTTTGTATTAGCAAAATTAATGGTAGTGGAATATACGATGATCGGTTACATTCATATTATGTCTTTGAAGACCACCATTGGTATCACATTAATTCTGCTCTCTCTAGTATATATATTCAAAAATAAGAATGTTTATCGATATATGATGGCCTTGAACGTTGTAACCTCATTATTATTATTAGCTCACCTGCTATACTACAGGTATTTTGGCATTCCTATTAGTTTATTTGTACTATTACAAGGCTCTAATTTAAGTGGACTAGGTCCGAGTATCCTACATTTATTACAAACCATAGATTTTCTATTATTTATTGATATTTTTGTTCTTATTCCTTTGTTTATGAAGATTAAAGGCCCTATATCACCTCCTAATTATAAAGTGGGTATCACGTTCCTATGTTTAGGCGCTTTGATCGCGAGTATCGTACCTTTATTAACAGCCGTATTTATTGGCCCAAGTGATGTTATCAAACGTTATAATGGTTCAACTTTTGTCATCAAATATGGCATTATTGGTCACCATATAGCGGATACAGTCAATGTCATGTACGAGATGAGAAGGATAAATCTAACGGATGAAGATAGATCCCGTATTGAAGCGTGGTTTGATCATAAAGATCGTTTATATGGACCTAGGAATACAAATCATAAATATCATGGATTATCCGATGATAAAAATCTCATTCTGATCCAGATAGAATCACTTCAAAACTTTGTTTTAGATCTTGAAGTCGATGGGCATGTAATTACACCCAATCTAAATCGCATGTTAAAAAACAGCCTATACTATCCAAATATTTATGCCCAAACAGTTGAGGGAAACAGTTCTGATGCGGAACTATTAGTGAATACGTCTACCTTTCCACTGAGACAGGGTGCAACATTTTTTAGGTACCCTGATACCCATTATTTCTCGTTAGGGAAAGCATTGAAGAATAAGGGCTACAATGAGGCTTTTGCCTTACATGGGGATTATGGAGACTTTTGGAACCGTGATATCGTATACCCGTATTTAGATTTTGATCACTTTTATGATATGTCTTTTTTTGAGATGGATGAATTTATAGGAATGGGCCTTAGTGATGACTCATTCTTCCGTCAATCGATACCCTATATTAAGGATAAGGAGCATCCTTTTTATGCTTACTATACAACGTTGACCAGCCATACACCCTTCATCATTCCAGATGAATACAAAACCCTTGATTTACAAGGAGAGATATCAGACACTCACTTAGGTCGCTATTTGGAAAGTGTCCATTATGCAGATAACGCACTTGGTTATTTTGTAAAACAACTTGAAGCGATGGGCTTACTAGAAAACAGCTTAGTGGTTATTTACGGTGATCATAAAGGAGTATTTAGAGAGCATATCCCAGAAATTGAAGCCCATTTAGGAGATTCGAATATTGACAATGAAAAATGGCTAAGGCGTTATGAACCGATACCGTTCATCATTTTTAACCCACAATACGAAGGTGAGGTTTTTGAGACGATCGGTGGGCAAGTCGATGTCATGCCAACTTTGTTATCTCTATTAGGGCTTGACGAAGATAAATATTATCACCAAACGATGGGAGTAGACCTTTTCTCATTGGATGAAGAGCATGGTTTTGCGCTCATACCTTCTGGGGGATATAACCAACAAGCTATCGTGACCTATGATCAAGTTCACCCAACTTTTGATAAAGAGGCTAACGAGATACTAGATATTGCTGAGCTGATCATTCGGGGGAATTATCACAAATAAATGTAAATATAAAGAGATAAACGAAAGGAAAATTATGAGGATACATGGATTTGTGCAAATATGGAAAAACACTGTAAATAAAATAATCGAATCAAAGAGTAAAATCTTGTATATTACTTTTTGGGCTATTATTTTGTTTAAAATCTTTCATGTTGAGTACCTAATGAGGGAAACAGTATCGATTCTTTCGTTTGGTATAACTTTAGGTATCATTTTTTTATTGTCATCCCTTACCTATGTCCTTACTAAAAGGCGTGTCTATACATACTTCATTATCATTAATGCTCTAATTACAATTCTTCTCATTGGAGATTTATTGTATTTCCGCTATTTTGGAACGCCATTAACCACATATCTTTTACTACAGAGTGGGAACTTATCAGGGTTAGGGCCAAGTATCGTTTCCTTGCTTAATGGAACAGATTTGCTTCTGTTTATGGATATTTTTGTAGTTTTAGCCCTTTTAATATTTAATTCAAACACTCTACCAGATACAAACAGAAACTACAAAAAACTAATTAAGTATGCCGTTATTGGAATTATTTTAGTTAGCATTGTGCCGACACTAATCCTAACAATAGGACACGGACATGTCTTTCAACGATATCATGGTATGTCTTTTGTAAAAACATACGGAGTTTTAGGCCATCATGTAGCTGATGCGATGTCCTTTACAATTGAGTCTAAAAGGGTTAACTTGAGCGATCATGATAAAGAAAAGATTCGCCAGTGGTTTCTTGCTAAAGAAGGGAAGTTTGGGGACAGGGACAACAATCATGAGTATTTCTCTCTAGCCGAAAATAAAAACCTCATATTAATTCAAGTAGAATCTCTGCAAAATTTCACCCTAAATTTAGAAGTAGAGGGCCATGAAATAACGCCACATCTTAATTCAGTCTTAGATCATAGCCTTTATTTCTCAAACATATATCCTCAAACGAGAGAGGGGAATAGTTCTGATGCAGAATTGCTAGTTAATACCTCATCGTATCCTATTGGAACAGGAGCGACAGTATTTAGGTATCCAGACACATCGTATATGACATTAGGTCAACAATTAAAGGAGAAAGGGTATGCTTCAAATTTTGCCTTGCATGGAGACGACGGTGACTTTTGGAATCGCACTAACGTTTACCCGTATCTCGCCTTTGATCAATACTATCACTTAGATTATTTTGACCTAGACGAAGAAATTGGTATGGGTCTAAGTGACCGTTCCTTTTTTAGACAATCAATCTCTTTAATAGCAGAGAAAGAACAGCCTTTTTATGCTTATTTTACAACATTAACGAGCCATACGCCTTTTGAAATACCAGAGGAGTATAAGACGTTGGATTTCTCAGGTGATATTTCTGGCAGTTACTTAGGACACTACCTTGAAAGCGTACACTACGCTGACCATGCTATCGGTTCTTTTCTAGATGAACTAGATAATATTGGACTATTAGACCATTCTATAGTTGTATTTTATGGTGATCATAAGGGGGTATTTCCCAGCGATATACCCCAAATAGAAACGTATTTAGGTGATGATAACATTGACAACGAATTATGGTTAAGAAAATACGAACAAGTCCCTTTTATTATTTATAACCCAGCATTTAGTGGCGAAAGAATAGAAGTCATAGGTGGGCATATAGATATTATGCCGACATTGCTCTCCATTTTAGGAATTGAAGAGGAGCAAATAGCACACGGAACTATGGGAATTGATTTGTTTTCAATTGACCAGGAATATGGTTCCGCTTTTATCCCGTCGGGGGATTACAATAAACAAGCCTATGTCACGCCAGATAAAGTGATGGATGGATTACCTAAAGACGCAAGAGAAGCGCTAGACATTGCGGAGCTTATCATACGAGGGAATTATCATAAAGATGACCAGGAGTAAAGTTAGTTCTCGTTCTAAATAGAAGGTTAGAGTATGGCGTTTGATTTATTAAAATGGTGTATAAAGCAAAATGGCACTCAGGTATGGATAGACGTCGACAGTGTATAAAATAATAAAGTAAACATACCCGAAAGTTGGTCGATTATGACAGCAAGTCGAACCCTAAAAGTTAAACCTGCATATACCCATAAGTTTAAAAAGGGGTATCCCCTTCTAACCTTAGACGCACTTTTAGATAACAGAGTCGATATGGAGGAAGGGGATATCTTCCGCCTCGTTGATGAGCGAGGTGCATTTATCGCTAAAGGCTACTACGGTAGACAAAACAAAGGACATGGTTGGATATTAACCTCTCATGAAGGTGAAGAGATCGATCAAGCCTTCTTTGACCGTCTAGTCGCTGAAGCCGTATGTAAGCGCTCACAATTATATCATCAATCGGAGACGACCGCCTTTCGTGTGTTCAATGGGGAAGGGGATGGTATAGGTGGCCTCCACATCGATTATTTCGACGGATACTATTTAATTCACTGGTACAGCAGAGGGATATACGCCTTCAAGCCATTGGTCCTACAAGCGCTTGAGAACGTTGTGTCTTACAAGGGTATCTATGAGAAAAAGCGCTTTGGCCGACAAGGTGGCACATATGTTGAAGATGATGATTTTGTTAAAGGGGAGAAAGCCACGTTTCCGCTCATGGTAAAAGAGAATGGCATGAAGTTTGCCGTTTATTTGAATGAGGGAGCCATGGTAGGATTTTTTCTAGATCAGCGTGAGGTAAGGAAGGTGATTAGAGACCATTATGCTGAAGGAAAAAGTGTGTTAAATACATTTTCTTATACAGGTGCGTTCTCCGTGGCTGCGGCACTCGGCGGTGCGTCTAAAACGACCAGTGTAGACGTGGCTAACAGAAGTTTATCCAAAACGATAGAGCAATTTAGTCTCAATGGTATAGATTATGAAGCCCAAGACATCATTGTTGAGGATGTCTTTAAGTACTTCAATTATGCTGCAAAAAAACAGCAGACATACGATATGGTTATACTGGACCCACCAAGCTTTGCTAGAACCAAAAAGCATACATTCAGTGCAACAAAAGATTACAAGCGCTTGCTTAAAGACATCATCCCGTTAACTGAGGCAGGGGGTATGATCGTGGCATCTACTAATAGTGCCTCGCTTAGCATGAAAAAGTTTAAGCGGTTTATTGACTCGGCTTTTAAAGAAAAAGGGGGAAGTTACAATATTCTTGAGACGTATACTTTACCTAAGGATTTCAAAACACTAGCAAGCTTTAGAGAAGGCCATTATCTTAAAGTCGTGTTCATTAAGAAAGAATTTTAATGTGTGACGAACACATTTTTAAAATTAAATAAAATTCGACAAAATCTTGTGGGCCCCCATGGCTGACAGACAAAATTCGAATAATATTTTCAAAAAGTTACATAATTCAACATGTGTTTTATTCAGTATATTTTAAACGACCCTATTTTTATATATAATGTAAGGGTCAACAATTATACATAAAAAAACGAGCCGAGAAGGGGGAGATTCTTTGTTTCGTAAAGTATCGAGCATGCAAACGCGTCTACTGTTAGTCTTTTTACCTATCTTTATTGTGACCTTTGCTCTAGTCTCTTTATTTACATATAACATCTCGAAAGAAGAACTAGACAAAGAGATAAAAGATCGAATGATGTTGCTAGAGGCTAACACTAGAAGTGGCATAGAAAATAACTTTGACACCCATCAACAAGTGGCCGAATCCATCGTCTCAATTATTGAGGATAGTGGTAGGACACTAGATCGTAATGATTTTAGGAATCTATTCAGTCAAATGATCGTGGTTAATGAAGATACCCTTGGTGCAGGTGTATGGTATGAACCGTATACTCATAATGAAAATGACCAATACTTTGGTCCTTATGTGTACAAGGATGGAGATTCACTCACCTACACAACGGAGTATGAAACGTCTGAATATGATTATCCTACTCAGGACTGGTACAGAAAAGGGGTTGAAGCTGGTCAGGGAGAAGCTGGATGGACTGATCCCTATTATGATGAAACGTCTGGAATCACGATGGTCACGACCGCTATGCCTTTTTATAGTGATAACGGGGATTTACTAGGGGTTGTGTCTAGTGACATCGATATAACAAGTATTCAAAAAATGATTCAGGATATTCAGATTGAAAATACGGGATGGGCTTTCCTGATAGACCAAGAGGGAAACTATTTGGTTCCCCCAGATGGGCAAACGATGCAGGCAAACATCGCGGATGATGACAATTTCTCAGGAAAAATTGCGGACAACATTCTGACCAACATGCATGACATGCAACATATGACTCACAGCGGAGAATCCTACCATTTACACTACACCACGATACCTCGAACAGGGTGGAAACTCGGTTTAATGATGCCTGAGAAAGAACTCTACGCCCCCCTTCAAGAATTGCTACTCAGACTTTCGGTCACAGGGTTTGTTGTATTGATTGGTATGGTTGCACTCATTTACTTTGTATCGAATCGCTTGACGTTACCTATAAAAAAGCTGGCTGGAGAAGTTAACAAAGTAGCAAACGGTGACCTCACTGTCAGTGTTAGTTCCGAATATAGAGATGAAATTGGGCAATTGACAAATGACTTTAACCATATGGTAACCAATATGAATGGGCTCATTAACGAAGTCAACCACTCAATCAGACATGTGAGAGAGTCATCTGAGAACCTGAGTGCTATCTCAGAAGAAACAAACGCCACAAGTGAGGAAGTTCATAGTGCAATTAGTGAAATTACAAATGGGGCGTCCGTTGCTGCCTCTGACGCTGAAAATGTGAATCAAAGAACGATTGACTTATCTGATCATATTAATAAAGTGAAGTTAAGCACTGAGGACATGATGCGCTTGTCCCAAGAGGCCGAAAAGTCTAACGATCAGGGGCTCTCTCAGATTGAATCACTTCTGAAAAGATCCCGTGAATCAGACAACGTGATTGAGTCTATTGAAGATGTGATCAAAGGTTTAGCAGACAAAGTAAGAGAAATTGAAAAGGTCATATCCACTATTAATGATATATCGGAGCAAACAAATCTTCTAGCTCTAAATGCTGGAATTGAAGCGGCACGTGCCGGTGCAGAAGGTAAAGGCTTTGCGGTTGTGGCAGAAGAAGTACGTAAGTTGGCTGAGCAATCGAGCCAGGCAACAGAGAAAGTAAGGGTGACGTTGGAAGGTATCGGTGAGGAGTCTAATAAAGCAGTGTCACATATGGATAAAACGAAGAAGATAGCCAAAGATCAGAGTCATTCCGTACAGGATACAGAAGAAGCGTTCAAAACCATTGCTGCTACAATAGACAAACTCGTTGATTCTATCTCCTCAGTAACAAATGACGTGACTCAAATGAATGAGAGTAAAGATCAGGTGGTTGAATCCATACAGAACATTTCTGCTAGTACTGAGCAATCTGCGGCTTCATGTGAAGAAGTCAGTGCGTCTTATGATGAACAGCTTCATGCCATAACCTCTATTGCAGAGTCAGCAGAGCAGCTAAATGCATCTAGCCAAGACTTAGATAAAATGATTAAGAAATTTAAAGTTCAAAAATCATAATTGGACATATAAGGGATATACCTAGGGCGTTTTCAATATTTTATAGCTGCTAACCGTATGAAGTTAGCAGCTTTTTTATATCCTAATATTGTGGTGCGTATGTTGTTGACATGATGTCATTTGTACTATATGTTATGAGTTAGGATTAAAATAGATTAAACCAATCACATTACTTGGTTAAAAAATATGAGGAGGTTCATATGAAACATTTACTTTATGTACTTATGGTGTTTATCGTATCATTTTCCCTTGTCGCCTGTGGAGCGGAACAACCTGAAAATGGAGACGGTCAGCAGGGATCGGGGACAGAGCAAGATGGAGAACAACAAACTGAAGATGGTGAAGACCTCTCACTATACGAAGCTATACTTGAGGAAGGAGAGCTTAGAATAGGAACGGAAGGCACTTATCCCCCGTTTACTTATCGAGATCGGGAGACAGGTGAGTTAACAGGATTTGATGTCGAGATCGCTCGGGAAGTGGCCGAACGTCTAGGGGTAACAGCCACATTTAACGAGACACAATGGGATGCCATGTTTGCCGGACTAGATGCTGAACGGTTTGACATGGTTGCCAACCAAGTAGGGATACGCCCCGATCGTGAAGAAAAATACAGCTTCTCAAATCCGTATATCACGTCTTCTGCTGTCCTTGTTACGCATGTAGAGAATGATCACGTGCAAGGATTTGAAGATATTGAAGGACTGACGTCGGCTCAATCCATGACAAGCAATTTTGCAGATATTGCTAAGGCCTATGGTGCAGACATAGAATCTGTAGAAGGTTTTAACCAAGCGGTTGAATTGCTCGTCACCAAAAGGGTGGACGTGACAATTAATGATCGATTGTCAGTACTTGATTTCTTAAATGAAAGAGAGGATGCCCCTGTTCATATTGTGGCCAGAGAAGAGGAAGCATCTCAGAGTGGCCTTATGTTCAGACAAAATGGAACTGAAGAGCTCGTAGAAGCCGTTAATCAAGCGCTTGAAGATATGATGGAAGACGGCACATACTTAGAGATCTCAGAGAAATGGTTTGGTGAAGATGTATCTCAGTAGCATTATCGCAAGTACAGATAGATTTGAACGATTATTAGACATTGCGCAAAGTTCCCTTCTCCCTTTGGTGAAGGGAGCTATTTTGATGACCATCCCTCTCACGCTTATATCTTTTACCATCGGATTAGGCTTAGCGGTTATGACAGCACTATTTAGATTATCTGGTTTTAAATTATTACGAATGATAGCAAGGTTCTACGTCTCCGTTATACGTGGGACACCACTGCTTGTGCAATTATTTATCATCTTTTTTGGATTACCATCTGTAGGTATGACCATAGACCCTTTCCCGGCTGCGGTAATTGGTTTTTCACTCAATGTCGGTGCTTATGCTTCAGAAATTATTCGTGCCGCCATCCTTTCCATCCCTAAGGGGCAATGGGAAGCGTCCTACTCCATGGGAATGACGTATGGGCAAACACTAAGGAGAACCATACTCCCCCAAGCATCTAGAGTATCGATACCTCCTCTGTCTAATTCCTTTATTAGTCTAGTAAAAGATACATCCTTGGCTGCTATGATTACTGTTACAGAAATGTTTCGTACAGCACAGCAAATAGCAGCCACGAATTATGAGTTCATGCTCATTTACACACAGGCTGCTTTTATTTATTGGACGATATGTTTGGGATTAACTTTTATTCAAGATCGAATTGAAAATCGTTTAGATCGATATATTGCAAAGTGAGGAGACTCTTATGATTGCCGTTAAAGATTTGCACAAACAATTTGGTGACAATAAGGTGTTACAAGGGATGGACCTTGAGGTGGAAAAAGGGAAGGTGATCGTCTTAATTGGCCCTTCGGGTTCGGGAAAAACAACTTTTCTTAGATGTATGAATGTGTTAGAAACCCCTACGTCAGGAGTTGTTCGGATTGGAGATTTAGAGCTTAATTTTGACGAGAAGGTTACAAATAAACAGATGATTGAGCTAAGGAAAAAAACGGGAATGGTATTTCAAGCATATAATTTATTCCCCCATCGAACAGCCATTCAAAATGTCATGGAAGGGCCACTCGTGGTTAAAGGAGAGTCAGCAGGAAAGTCGCTTCAAAAAGCGGCTCATTTATTAGACAAAGTGGGCCTATCGGACAAAATGGACCTGTATCCATTTCAACTATCTGGTGGACAGCAGCAACGTGTGGGGATCGCACGTGCGTTAGCGATGGATCCCGAAGTGATGTTGTTTGATGAAGCGACATCAGCACTCGATCCAGAGTTAGTCGGTGAAGTACTGAAAGTCATGAAGCAATTAGCTGAGGAAGGAATGACCATGCTTGTGGTCACTCACGAAATGAACTTTGCTAGAGAGGTGGCTGATGAAGTCATTTTTATGGACCAGGGTGTCATTGTAGAACGTGGAACACCTGACATGTTATTTACAAATCCAAGGGAAACACGTACACAAAAGTTTCTGAACTTGATCAGCTGAAAAAGATCGAAACGACTAAAACGACCACTCATTCTTAAGCCAGTTCATCAGTACGAAGCGGTATGGCATCATGTCTCACTCTAAAAGATATAGAATAGTCGCATAAATAAAACCAGCTGTCCACAGTAAACAGCTGGTTTTATACTACTAAGGTGTAGACAAGCATATTTTTAAAATTTTAAAAGATTAATGGTCATGACCGTCATACGTGTCAGCTTCGAACCCCTGATAATGTAACCCAGATACCATACCTTGGGCTGAGTGATGTAATTCATGACAGTGGAACTGCCATTGTCCAGGATTATTTGCCTGAAACACGATCTCATATGTGTCCCCAGGTGCTACATTTAACGTATCTTTCAGCACAGGAGAACCGCTTAGGGATTGACCATTCTTGCTTACAACGTAGAAAAAATGACCATGAAGATGCATTGGATGCTCTTTTGCTGTTTGATTGTCAATCGTCACCTTTACATTGTCCCCTTCGTTCACAACATATTTTTCTTGATGAGGGGCTTGTTTACCATTAATGGTGAATGTACCATCGTCCTTTTCATTAAACGTCATGTCTAGGGACTGATCAATCTTTTTTATACCCTTATTTTTTGCTTTACCGTAAGAGGTAAAATCAAAGATATGGGGTGATGCTTCCGCTTTGTTTAGCGGTAAAAGGTCTGACCCTTCATATACAATAGGTAGATAAGTGACAAGTTCTTCTGGCATCTTTTCCGCTTTTACTTGAATGCCCCAAGCACCAGGGTTACTCATCTCAATTTCTATATCGTACCTTTCTGCAGGTGCAATTCTAAAGGATACATCCTCTAATTCGGTGGGTTTGTGAACGGCTTGTCCGTCATAATGTGTAATCTTATAGCTGTGGCCTGGAATGCTGACAGTTTGTGTGAACATACCTGTATTAACAAACCGTAACCGAACAGAGTCCCCTTCCTTTACCTTGACCCCTTTGATATCAGGAGCTGCTTTACCATTGAGGATGAGTGTGTCATACATATCATGATCCATATGATGATCATCTGATGAATCTCCATGATGATCTTCATCCATCATCCCATGAGTATCATGTCCCTCTACATTCATGTCTCCATGGTCATCATGCTCTCCATGTCCATCATGATGTTCATTCAAGTTCATACTGTTTTTCTCAGCAATCATAACTGTGTAATCAATATCATGCTTACTCTTAAGAAACTCTTCTACGATGAGGGCACCGTATAAGCCCTTGCCTACCTGTTCAGCGCCGTCTTGGTGGGAGTGATACCAGTATGTACCAGAAGCTTCGGCAATAAAATCATAAACAAAAGTTTCTCCTGGCATTACCGGATCTTGTGTCAAACCAGGTACACCGTCCATGTCATTCTCCAAAGGCATCCCATGGAAGTGAAGTGTTGTCGGCACGTCTAGGTCATTCACTAACGTCACCTGTACGCGATCTCCTTTCCGTACACGCAACTCTTGACCCGGTAAAGTGTTGTTGTAGGCCCAAATGTCTTCACTTAAATTGTCGTTATAATGCCATGGCATTTGACTTGCCTCAATTGTAAATTGCTTTGTCCCTTTATGCAGTTTGTCAGGCATATCTTCCGCTGAGAAATAATCCCTAGTGAGGTCTGCTGACAAGGCAAAGGCATAGCTTGAGGCTGCCAATGAAATGAATACAAGAACGAGTACACTTAATCTAGATCTGTTTTTAAAGATCAATAGACTTTCCCCCTTTCGATAAATCATTCGCTTTTATGTGGTGTTTTTTGTCCATTATTTTATAGAATCATACAAAGTTAGGTCCCATATTGCCAATGCAAAATGTTGACAGGGTATCTACGAAACTGTTATATTAGTAACGCAACGTTAATAAAATTAGCTACTAACTTTTAGTAAGCATTAATATAGACGTTGCAACTATAGATAGAAAGGATGATCGGAATGGAGAAAGTATTGTATATTACTGCTAATCCGAAAGGTATTGAGCAGTCATTAAGTCTAACGGTTGGGCAAGCATTTTTAGATACATTAAAGCAGGAGAACCCAAGCTGTGAAGTGACTCACCTTGATTTATATCAAACGGATATTCCCTTTATCGATGAAGATGTTTTTAACGGATGGGGAAAATTACAACAAGGTGAAGACTTTGGTGCACTATCTGCAGAAGAACAAGCGAAAGTCAGTCGTATTAATGAGCTTACTGAGCAATTTATGCAAGCAGATAAATACGTTTTTGTCACACCACTATGGAACTTTAGTTTCCCTCCAAAGGTGAAGGCTTACATCGATACGTTTGCTATCGCGGGTAAGACATTCAAATACACTGAACAGGGGCCAGTCGGTCTTCTTAATAACAAAAAGGCTGTTCATATCCAAGCACGTGGCGGCATTTATTCAGAAGGACCCGCACAAGAGATGGAATTTGGTGACCGCTACCTACGTACGGTCCTTAATTTCGTTGGCATTGAAGATACTGAATCCGTTATTGTTGAAGGTGCTGCAGCTATGCCAGATAAGGTAGATGAGATTAAAGCAAACGCTATTGAACGTGCCAAAGTTGTAGCTAAAGATTTTGCCAAAGCGCACACCACGGTTTAAAAACGAAATATCGTTGTGACATGTTAAAAGTAAAAGGAGTTAGCCGTTCAGCAAACGACTAACTCCTTTTTTGTTTCATTCAGCGATTTAGTTGTGATTACTGTTGAATACTGATCACACCTAGCTCATTTTGGTCCACTTGACCTTCTTTCTCAATCTGAACAAATTGACCTTCTTGTAGGTTTGTAAAAATCACAGGTGTGATAGTAGACGTCGCATTTTGACTGATGAAATCTAAATCCGCTTTTAATATCTCTTGTCCCTGTTCAACGTTGTCTCCTTCTTGGACAAGGGCCTCGAAACCCTTACCCTCTAGATTGACCGTATCGATACCAAAGTGGATTAGGATTTCTTTTCCTGCTTCAGATTTAAGGCCAATCGCATGTAATGTAGGGAAAACGTTGATGACGTTACCTTTGACAGGAGAGACTACTGTTCCTTCTTCGGGCTCAACAGCAAATCCGTCTCCCATCATTTTGTTTGAGAATACTTCATCAGGTACTTTATCCAA
Encoded proteins:
- a CDS encoding amino acid ABC transporter permease, producing the protein MYLSSIIASTDRFERLLDIAQSSLLPLVKGAILMTIPLTLISFTIGLGLAVMTALFRLSGFKLLRMIARFYVSVIRGTPLLVQLFIIFFGLPSVGMTIDPFPAAVIGFSLNVGAYASEIIRAAILSIPKGQWEASYSMGMTYGQTLRRTILPQASRVSIPPLSNSFISLVKDTSLAAMITVTEMFRTAQQIAATNYEFMLIYTQAAFIYWTICLGLTFIQDRIENRLDRYIAK
- a CDS encoding amino acid ABC transporter ATP-binding protein → MIAVKDLHKQFGDNKVLQGMDLEVEKGKVIVLIGPSGSGKTTFLRCMNVLETPTSGVVRIGDLELNFDEKVTNKQMIELRKKTGMVFQAYNLFPHRTAIQNVMEGPLVVKGESAGKSLQKAAHLLDKVGLSDKMDLYPFQLSGGQQQRVGIARALAMDPEVMLFDEATSALDPELVGEVLKVMKQLAEEGMTMLVVTHEMNFAREVADEVIFMDQGVIVERGTPDMLFTNPRETRTQKFLNLIS
- a CDS encoding multicopper oxidase family protein, which gives rise to MIFKNRSRLSVLVLVFISLAASSYAFALSADLTRDYFSAEDMPDKLHKGTKQFTIEASQMPWHYNDNLSEDIWAYNNTLPGQELRVRKGDRVQVTLVNDLDVPTTLHFHGMPLENDMDGVPGLTQDPVMPGETFVYDFIAEASGTYWYHSHQDGAEQVGKGLYGALIVEEFLKSKHDIDYTVMIAEKNSMNLNEHHDGHGEHDDHGDMNVEGHDTHGMMDEDHHGDSSDDHHMDHDMYDTLILNGKAAPDIKGVKVKEGDSVRLRFVNTGMFTQTVSIPGHSYKITHYDGQAVHKPTELEDVSFRIAPAERYDIEIEMSNPGAWGIQVKAEKMPEELVTYLPIVYEGSDLLPLNKAEASPHIFDFTSYGKAKNKGIKKIDQSLDMTFNEKDDGTFTINGKQAPHQEKYVVNEGDNVKVTIDNQTAKEHPMHLHGHFFYVVSKNGQSLSGSPVLKDTLNVAPGDTYEIVFQANNPGQWQFHCHELHHSAQGMVSGLHYQGFEADTYDGHDH
- a CDS encoding FMN-dependent NADH-azoreductase; its protein translation is MEKVLYITANPKGIEQSLSLTVGQAFLDTLKQENPSCEVTHLDLYQTDIPFIDEDVFNGWGKLQQGEDFGALSAEEQAKVSRINELTEQFMQADKYVFVTPLWNFSFPPKVKAYIDTFAIAGKTFKYTEQGPVGLLNNKKAVHIQARGGIYSEGPAQEMEFGDRYLRTVLNFVGIEDTESVIVEGAAAMPDKVDEIKANAIERAKVVAKDFAKAHTTV